The genome window GGTGGCTGTGTCAGCCTGATCAGCGCTTTTCGTTTCGGCCGGCACCGCCGGCGGGATCAGGAAAAGCGAGGCGGCAACTAAAGCGCATAAGACTATTTTGGTCATGGCATCGGTTTGTTGGTTTGTCGATGACGACTTGTCATGTTCAACGTTCAAGTGGCATCGCGCGGGTTACTTGTTGATCCCGCTGATCTTGGAGCCCTGCAGGCGGAGCCCAGCCATCAGCCCCTTTGTCTCCGCGTCCTGTCCCCACATCTAATCTTCCGGCAGCTCACATTTCGCCTCGCCTCGCAGCACGCAGGCCCGCCAGCGGAATTTCTTGGCCCAATAGGTGTAGGCCTCTTCGACATCTGTCCATCGACGCAGCGACTTCCAGGCATACTTGCCGCCGCCCCGCCGATCGACCCCGGCAGCCAGCAGTTCACCGGTCTGGCTGTCGGTCACCTCCGCTTCAATCGTCGCCTTGCCGACAAACGACTCGGTGCCCGCGAGCGCTTTCTTCCCTTTCGACAACAGCAGGCTACCCGGATGGACGGCGGTGAGTTGATCCAGCACCGGGGTATTCTTGCCGGCCTCTGTAATGCCGACGCGCAGTCGCATCACATCCGGTCCTGGTGCCTGTACCATTGCATAGTCTTTGCGCAATTCTTCAGCAAGGCGCGACGAGAGGAATTGCGACAGGTGGTGGGCATCGTCCTTACTCAGATCTTTCGCATCCGACTGTTCCCCACGCCACACCTGCACCGGCTCCAGCCAGACCTTCGTGTAGGCTTTGAATTTCGTTTTATCCGGCGTGAAGTACACCAGAGTCGCCTCGGTCTCGTTCTCCGCTGCATGCAGTGTGGAATAGTCCTGCAGAAACCCGGACGGTTCTGCCTTCCCAAATCCCCCCGCCTGTTGTGAGGTGGCGCAGGCCGTAAGTGCCACCAGGCAGACACTGCCCATCGAACAGACGTATTTCATCGCCTTCGTCACCATCGACCTCCTCCTTTGGTTGTCCTGCTGTGTCGGATCTCTTCCCCAATCCGGATGAGGGGAGAACGGATGCCGCTGATTGTACACTACCGCTCGATCAATGTGCC of Candidatus Methylomirabilis tolerans contains these proteins:
- a CDS encoding DUF3313 domain-containing protein; translation: HIDRAVVYNQRHPFSPHPDWGRDPTQQDNQRRRSMVTKAMKYVCSMGSVCLVALTACATSQQAGGFGKAEPSGFLQDYSTLHAAENETEATLVYFTPDKTKFKAYTKVWLEPVQVWRGEQSDAKDLSKDDAHHLSQFLSSRLAEELRKDYAMVQAPGPDVMRLRVGITEAGKNTPVLDQLTAVHPGSLLLSKGKKALAGTESFVGKATIEAEVTDSQTGELLAAGVDRRGGGKYAWKSLRRWTDVEEAYTYWAKKFRWRACVLRGEAKCELPED